In Candidatus Neomarinimicrobiota bacterium, the DNA window CACGCGCATCGCTTTTGTCTCCCGTAGAGACGGGAACGACGACATTTACGTGGCGAATGCCGATGGCTCAGAACCGAGAGCTGTTACGAAGGAAAAGGATTACAACTTCGGTTCTCCCTCATGGTTACCGGCGGGGGATTATGTAATAGCTCGTAAATATGGTGAATATCCTTATAACAGCTATCTGAGAAAGAGTCTGCTCTGGATGTACCACAAAGACGGTGGAAAAGGAATAGTCGTGTCCAAAGATAAAACTGAAACCCACAACAGCGGCGCATCTTTTTCTCCTGACGGCAGATACGCTTATTTTTCTTCACACGCCGGCGGATTTAAGTACAATGCCACTACCGGAAGGTTTCAGGTGAGGAAAGTGGATTTAATAACCGGTGAACGGCAGACGATAACATCGGTATACGGCGGAGCGATTCGTCCGGAGATCTCTCCTGACGGAAAGTGGATGGCTTATGCCACGCGGTATGATTTTCACACCGGACTCATGCTTCAAAATCTCGAGACGCGGGAAGAACACTGGCTGGCTTATCCCACTCAGAGAGACGATCAGGAAGGATTCGCCGTCAACGACGTATTGCCGGGTTACAGTTTCACTCCGGACGGAAGATACATTGTGATCAGCTACGGCGGTAAGATACACAAAATATCGGTGGATGGAAGGAGCGACAGCGTAATTCCTTTTAATGCGCACGTAAATCAGGGACTTGGACCGCTTGTTTATTTTAAAGATAAGATCACCGAGGCTGACATCGAGGTGAGGCAGGTCAGATGGCCCTCGGTTTCTCCTGACGGAAGAAAGATAGTGTTCAGCGCTGTGGGGAAGCTTTACGTCATGGAGACGAAAAACGGCAGAATTAAAAGACTTACCAAAGACAAACGATTAGAATATATGCCGGTCTTCTCTCCCAACGGCAAAGACGTGATCTACGTATCCTGGTCGGATAAAGTTGGCGGTCATCTGATGAAGGTATCTGCAAAAGGGGGGAAACCCAAACAGCTCACAAAACGTGACGGCTTCTATTCTTATCCTTCTTTTTCGCGGGACGGAAAAAAAATATTATTCGTTGCCGGAAGTTCGAAAGCGTGGCTCGCCGAGGAATTCGGTGAAGTCAAAGACCTGGTGTGGATGTCCTCGAAGGGTGGAAAATTAAACAGAATAATGCGCTCCCCCGGCAGTCTATCAAGGACGTTTTTCAACAGGGACGCATCAAGAGTATATTTCACCGACAGTTTGCCCTCAGAATCACCGGAAGAACCGGGAAAGACTGCGTTCAAATCGATCAGAACCGACGGCATAGATGAACAAACGCACCTGATATTTACCGGACCTACCCAAATTGTACCCTCCCCGGACGAAAAATGGATATTTTTTACGAGTTATAACAACGCATTTTTATCCGCCTTTCCACGACTCGGCAAAGATGAGATAAAGATGTCGACGAGCGACTCTCCTGTACCCCTTAAGCAGATAACCAAAGAAGGAGCGTTTTATATCAATTGGACAAATTCGGGAAAAGATATAACGTGGGGATACGCAAAGAAGTTTTTCACCCTTTCTCTTGATTCGGTAAGAGCAAAATTTATCGAGAAACCGGAGGATGATGACGAAAAAGACTCGGAAAACGGCGATGACGAAGAAGAGGGGGAAGAATCCGATTCAACCGACAGTGAAGAGGAAGACGAGGAGGAAGAAGAGAAACCGGAATTCAATCCAACGACGTTTGAAATCAAGTTGACAGTTAAGCGGGATGTTCCTTCGGGTAAAGTAGCGCTGACTAACGCCCGGATAATCACGATGAACGGTTATGAAGTAATAGAGAATGGGGACATTATTGTCGAAGGAAACAGGATAACGGCAATAGGAAATTCCGGGAGTCTCACTATCCCGGCGGGGGCGGAAAAGATAGACCTGAGCGGCAAAACGGTTATTCCCGGCTTTGTGGATATCCACGCTCATCTTGGACCGCAGCCGGATATCTTCCCGGACAGGGTTGCATCGTATGCCGCTAATCTTGCTTACGGAGTAACGACAACTCGCGATCCCTCCAATTCCAACAAGCAGGTATTTGCCGCTGCGGAGATGGTCGAGCACGGAGATATACTCGGACCGAGGATCTACAGTACGGGTGACGTCATGTTTCCGGGTCTCGTTAAGATTCCCGATAAAAAGGCAGCCATGCACCACGTCCGAAGGTACAAGGAGATAGGCGCTGACTTTCTCAAGCAGTATATGCAGTCACGCCGAATACAACGGCAATGGGTCATTATGGAAGCAATGAAGAACGAGTTGAATACGACTGCGGAAGGAGGCGGTGACCTGAAGACCGATCTATCTATGGTACTTGACGGGTATACCGGTTTCGAGCACAGCCTTCCCATCGTACCCCTCTACAGAGACGTTACCGAGCTGATAGCGCGGGCAAAGACGTATTATACGCCCACGCTGATAGTATCCTACGGCGGTCAATTCGGACAGAATTACTGGCGCGGAAAATATGACATCCACGCCGATGAAAAATTGCGTAAATTTACTTCTCATGGAGAAATCGACCGAGAAGGCAGGCGCCGGACGCTTTTGCTCGATGACGATTACCATTTCAAAGAAATAGCAAAAGGAGCAAAAGATATCGTAGAGGCGGGGGGATATGTCGGACTCGGCTCGCATGGCGAACAGCAGGGACTCGGCGCTCACTGGGAGCTCTGGATGATGGCATCCGGCGGTATGTCCAACCACGACGTGTTGAAGAGCGCAACCATGACCGGGGCTTATTCGGGTGGATTACAGGACGACCTCGGTTCGCTGGAGAAGGGCAAGATCGCCGACCTGATAGTTCTTAATTCAAATCCGTTGGACAATATAATGAACACAGTTGATATCCTGTACGTAATGAAAAACGGCGAGCTCTTTGACGCCGATAATTTGAATAAACTTACGGGGGACAAAGAGAAGTTCGAGCCGTTTTTCTGGACTGAGGAAGATGCTAAAGTTCAGACGATGCTGAACGGAGATTAATCGGCTCGTCGATCTATTCGAGGGAGGGGATTTACTCCGAGAAGAAACACACCCCGTCTTTTTTCCGTATTCACGAAAAAAATCCACCCCTCTCAAGAGGGGAATTATTAGTGTTTCTCCGATTAACGATGTGGCGCAGTCACCCTGAGCGCCAGCCCGCCTGTCTGACCGCTTGCCGGGCAGGACTGATGTCTGGCGGGAAGTCGAAGAGGGGTGCCTGCGTTAATTTGCCACGCTGTGAAGTCAATTATACGGGGACAGAGAGTGACCTGCCCCTGCAAAAGTTATTTAATCAGCGTTTTCTTTAAGCACCGCCTGCGCGGCGGCGAGGCGGGCGATAGGCACGCGGTAGGGTGAGCAGGAAACGTAATCGAGACCCAAGTTGTGACAGAATTCCACCGAGAGCGGGTCACCGCCGTGTTCGCCGCATATACCGATCTTGAGGTCTGGTCGTGTTGAGCGGCCCTTTTCCACACCGATCCTTATGAGCTCGCCCACACCGTCAAAATCTATCGTCTGGAAGACATCGCGCTCGTAAATTTTTTTCTCTTCGTACTCGCCGAGGAATTTTCCTGCGTCATCGCGGCTGAATCCGAAAGTCGTCTGCGTCAGGTCGTTCGTTCCAAACGAGAAAAAATCAGCCTCTTTGGCTATCTGGTCAGCCGTTAGGGAAGCACGGGGGAGTTCTATCATCGTGCCTATCAGATATTCGATTTTTACGTCTGTTTTCGAGAGTATTTCGTCCGCGACTGCCGTCACTACAGCCTTTTGATCCCGTAGTTCCTTCCAGTGTCCGACGAGAGGGATCATAATCTCCGGCTTAACGTCTGTCCCTGATTTTTTGACTTCAACAGCGGCTTCGATGATGGCGCGAGCCTGCATCGCTGTGATCTCCGGATAGGTAAGTCCGAGTCTGCATCCCCTGTGGCCGAGCATCGGGTTGACCTCGTGAAGCGAGTTGACCTTAGCCTGAAGTTTCTCGAAGGTTACGCCCATCTTATCGGCGAGATTTCGGATATCATCCTCATCGTGCGGGAGGAACTCATGAAGGGGAGGGTCGAGAGTTCTGATCGTTACGGGAAGTCCGTTCATCGCTTTGTAAATTCCGATAAAATCTTCGCGCTGCATCGGCAGAAGTTTATCGAGCGCTTTTTGCCTGCCCTCTTTATCATCGGCAAGTATCATCTCCCGGACCGCGTCGATTCGATCACCTTCAAAGAACATATGTTCAGTGCGGCAGAGTCCGATACCTTCCGCGCCGAATGACAGAGCTACTTCAGAGTCGTGCGGAGTGTCGGCATTCGCCCGAACATTCAGTCTTCTCTTTTCATCAGCCCATGTCATCAGTTTCTCGAACTTCTGATACAATTCCGAATCTTCAGCTTTCATACTTTTAGTGGCAACAACCTGAACTATCTCCGACGGACTGGTGCCGACCACCCCCAATATCACGTCGCCCGTGTTGCCGTTGATGGATATTTCGTCCCCTTCTTTTACGACCTTACCGTCGACCGTGAATTGTTTCGAAGCGTAGTCGATTTCGAGCGCACCGCAGCCGGCGACACAGCATTTGCCCATACCGCGTGCGACTATAGCGGCGTGCGAGGTCATGCCGCCCCGTGCGGTCAGGATACCCTCTGCGGCATTCATCCCGGCGATATCCTCCGGCGATGTCTCAATCCTCGTCAATATGACTTTATCGCCCCGCTCTTTCAACCTGACGGCTTCGTCGGCGGTGAAAACTACTTTACCGGTAGCGGCTCCGGGTCCGGCGTTCAGTCCGCGCGCTAAAAAGCGACCGTCAGATTTTGCTTTATCGAGGTCGTTAAAATCGAATATCGGAAAAAGAAGCTGGTTCAGCTGCTCAGGATCAACTCTCAAAAGCGCCTCATCGGTTGAGATAAGCCCTTCTTCCACCATATCAACGGCTATATTCAGGGCGGCGTGAGCGGTACGCTTTCCGGCACGGGTTTGAAGCATCCAGAGCTTGCCTTCCTGGATCGTAAATTCTATATCCTGCGTGTCCCGGTAGTGATTTTCTAATTTGTTCCTGATGTCGTTAAGCTCGTTATAAAGTTCCGGCATGATGCTTTCAAGCGTGATCTGTGAATCTTCCGATTTAGTGGCATCGTTAAGCGGCTGCGGCGTCCTTATGCCCGCAACGACGTCCTCCCCCTGGGCATTCACAAGATATTCGCCGTAGAAAATATTTTTTCCGGTTGCCGGATCACGAGTAAAAGCCACTCCGGTTGCGGAAGCCTCGCCCATGTTGCCGAAGACCATCGACTGGACGTTGACAGCGGTTCCCCAGTGGTCGGGCAGGTGGTGTATTCGTCTATATTCAACTGCGCGCCCTATGTTCCAGGATTTGAATACTGCAAGAATCCCTCCCCAGAGCTGCTCAAGGGGATCATCGGGGAACGGATTCCCCGTTCCCGCCTCGACCAGATTCTTATACTTATCGGTAAGCGTTTTCAAGTCTTCTACGCTAAGATCAGAGTCAGAATCAACTCCGCGGTCTTTTTTCATTTCCTCGATAAGAGCTTCAAACTTCGAGGAATCAACTCCGAGTACAACGTTCCCATACATATAAATGAACCTGCGGAACGAGTCCCAGGCGGCGCGTTCGTTACCGCTCTTTTTAATAAAACCCTCTAATGTCTTATCGTTCAGACCGAGATTCAATACGGAATCCATCATTCCGGGCATCGATTGTCTCGCACCGGAACGCACAGAAAATAAGAGAGGATTTTCAGGGTCGCCATAGACGAGTCCGAGAGAATTTTCCACTTTATTCAGATGCTCTGCAACTTCGTCTTCGAGTCCGTCGGGTAAAGTCTGATCGTGTTCCATGAAATAGACGCATGCTTCGGTAGTCAGAGTAAATCCGGGCGGTACGGGGATACCGATATTGCTCATTTCCGCTAAGTTAGCGCCTTTACCGCCAAGAAGGTTTTTCATGTCGGCGGCGCCTTCAGCTTCTCCGCCGCCGAAAGAATAAACATATTTCATCTGATAATTCCTGATTTAATAGGTGTCAAATTTCATCCCGCATTTAGGGGTGCGAAATTTAGCGAAAGTTACTCCTAAATGCAATCCGAGTGTTAAGTGTTAAGCCGAGACCGAATTGTCATCCACCGGAAGATAAAAAAAAGCATGAACGACACAGCAAGCCCGGGGAATATCGGCTCTACCCCAAAAAGATAAAGCGGTTCAAGTTGGGAACCATTGTAGAAACCGATCATTAGCAAAACCGAAGATATGGTGAATGCGGAAAGCATTAACCAGAGTGTGTGATTCCCCAGTAAGCGATAGCGGGGGAAATATGTCGATACGACAGGAATCAGCAGTGCCGGTATAAGCACGCTCCCGAACGAGTACCATATCCCGATTACGGAGGGAATCAGGTATGAAATCACAATCGCTGTGATCAGCGTTATTATAATACCTATCTTTGTATTTGATACGCTGTCGTCCGCTCTATTTTTTCTGAGTCTCCAGATCAGATCTCTTCCGATGGTAGCTCCGGATATCAGCGTAAGACTGTCCACAGTCGACATAATTGTTGACAGCATTCCGATAAAAAACAGACCCTTGGCGACGGGCGGTAGTAATGCCTCAGCCAAAAGCGGGTATGCCTGAACGGGACTTATTCCGGGCAGCAATGCTCTGGCATAAAGTCCGGCGCTGATGGTCATAAAGTCAAATAATACCCAGAAACCAATGGCGATGAATATCCCTTTGCGGGCTACGGATGGATTTTTCGCGGCTGCGCAGCGCTGGTGGAATGATGGATCCACAAGCGTCCACAGGGCTATAAAGAACCAGACGATTATGTATTCTATACTAATACTACCTTGCCATGTGAGATGAAGATTGGGGACGGATGAAGAAATATAACCTATTCCGCCGAGCTCACTGACGGCAAAAAACAGCAGCATAACGAACCCGGAGTACATCAAAACGAATTGCAATTTATCCGTTTGAGCCACGGCGCTGAATCCGCCGGAATAAATATATACTACCGAAAGCAGAGCCCCTATCACTATTGAGAGACCGAAGCTCCACCCGAATATAAGCTGAAGCAGAACTCCGAGCATCAAGACATAAGGCGCCGGTGAAGAAATGAGGAATATCAACAGGCTGCCGAATATGCCTGTGGCTTTCCCGAAACTTTCATACAATCTGTCGGGCATTGTAAGAGATTCTCCCTCTCGAATTTTACCCGCAAGCAAGACAGCGAAGAGAGCTGAAAAAATATAAAAGGGAAAACCGAGAACAATCCAGGTGGAAACCCCGTGTTGATAAGAAAATTCGCCTATCCCCAATATGCCCCCGTAAAAAGTGACAACAAGCGTAGCCACGAATCCGGGTACCGTCAGGCGTCTTCCAGCCAAAAGAAAGTTCTCGGGATCGTTGTTTTTCTTCCTTCCTGCCCGAAATCCCATGAATACGACTGTCGAAAAATACAGGAATATCAGGATCATGTCGATTCCGCTGAAGGTGATTTTATCCAACTATCGGTGTACCATCGCTTTTTTCGAATAGTTTGAACAGAAATAATCCGTCTCCGAATACCTTGACAGTGACAGATGGTTCCGAGACTTGATTGCTGACTCCGAAGGGACCGAACGATTGCAGTTCCCCGTCAAGCTCCCACTTTAATCCTTTTGTGGTAACCCAGGATGAACCACCGAGAACCATGAGTGAAATTTTTCTTCCTATTTCCGCCTCAAAAGTCAGGTCCTTCAGCACGAATACAGTTTCCGCGAAGTCGTCAAGGATAGTGAGACGGGCAAGTTGATCGTACCGCTTCAGCAAGCTCAGATTCGCGAGCGAATGGTCGATCTTTTTTCCTGTCGCGCCGAGGAGAACTATCTCATCCATACCCTGAGATATTTCATACTCGATCGCCTTCATACTGTCGGTCGTGTTCTCATCGGTATCTTCGATAATTTCTGTTTTATTGAATTTCTTAACGGTCGCCGGAAGAATAGAATCCATATCTCCGATAATAAGAACGGGTGAGTAACCGGTGTCAGTCAGGTGATTAGCTCCCCCGTCCGCGCAGACTATTCTTTCGGAGGAATCGAGCAGAGCCTTAATTCTATCATTGAGAATGAAGTCTCCGTTTCCAATAACAACCGACTTTTGTATGTCGGTCAAAACTTGAGCGTGACAGTTATATATGCGTTTCTTAAGGCGGCGGGAATATATTCGGGAATAAATCCCTGATAGTAG includes these proteins:
- a CDS encoding pyruvate, phosphate dikinase encodes the protein MKYVYSFGGGEAEGAADMKNLLGGKGANLAEMSNIGIPVPPGFTLTTEACVYFMEHDQTLPDGLEDEVAEHLNKVENSLGLVYGDPENPLLFSVRSGARQSMPGMMDSVLNLGLNDKTLEGFIKKSGNERAAWDSFRRFIYMYGNVVLGVDSSKFEALIEEMKKDRGVDSDSDLSVEDLKTLTDKYKNLVEAGTGNPFPDDPLEQLWGGILAVFKSWNIGRAVEYRRIHHLPDHWGTAVNVQSMVFGNMGEASATGVAFTRDPATGKNIFYGEYLVNAQGEDVVAGIRTPQPLNDATKSEDSQITLESIMPELYNELNDIRNKLENHYRDTQDIEFTIQEGKLWMLQTRAGKRTAHAALNIAVDMVEEGLISTDEALLRVDPEQLNQLLFPIFDFNDLDKAKSDGRFLARGLNAGPGAATGKVVFTADEAVRLKERGDKVILTRIETSPEDIAGMNAAEGILTARGGMTSHAAIVARGMGKCCVAGCGALEIDYASKQFTVDGKVVKEGDEISINGNTGDVILGVVGTSPSEIVQVVATKSMKAEDSELYQKFEKLMTWADEKRRLNVRANADTPHDSEVALSFGAEGIGLCRTEHMFFEGDRIDAVREMILADDKEGRQKALDKLLPMQREDFIGIYKAMNGLPVTIRTLDPPLHEFLPHDEDDIRNLADKMGVTFEKLQAKVNSLHEVNPMLGHRGCRLGLTYPEITAMQARAIIEAAVEVKKSGTDVKPEIMIPLVGHWKELRDQKAVVTAVADEILSKTDVKIEYLIGTMIELPRASLTADQIAKEADFFSFGTNDLTQTTFGFSRDDAGKFLGEYEEKKIYERDVFQTIDFDGVGELIRIGVEKGRSTRPDLKIGICGEHGGDPLSVEFCHNLGLDYVSCSPYRVPIARLAAAQAVLKENAD
- a CDS encoding PD40 domain-containing protein; the encoded protein is DWRIRLINADGTGGRLLIEKYFNTNERIDRDPVWSPDGTRIAFVSRRDGNDDIYVANADGSEPRAVTKEKDYNFGSPSWLPAGDYVIARKYGEYPYNSYLRKSLLWMYHKDGGKGIVVSKDKTETHNSGASFSPDGRYAYFSSHAGGFKYNATTGRFQVRKVDLITGERQTITSVYGGAIRPEISPDGKWMAYATRYDFHTGLMLQNLETREEHWLAYPTQRDDQEGFAVNDVLPGYSFTPDGRYIVISYGGKIHKISVDGRSDSVIPFNAHVNQGLGPLVYFKDKITEADIEVRQVRWPSVSPDGRKIVFSAVGKLYVMETKNGRIKRLTKDKRLEYMPVFSPNGKDVIYVSWSDKVGGHLMKVSAKGGKPKQLTKRDGFYSYPSFSRDGKKILFVAGSSKAWLAEEFGEVKDLVWMSSKGGKLNRIMRSPGSLSRTFFNRDASRVYFTDSLPSESPEEPGKTAFKSIRTDGIDEQTHLIFTGPTQIVPSPDEKWIFFTSYNNAFLSAFPRLGKDEIKMSTSDSPVPLKQITKEGAFYINWTNSGKDITWGYAKKFFTLSLDSVRAKFIEKPEDDDEKDSENGDDEEEGEESDSTDSEEEDEEEEEKPEFNPTTFEIKLTVKRDVPSGKVALTNARIITMNGYEVIENGDIIVEGNRITAIGNSGSLTIPAGAEKIDLSGKTVIPGFVDIHAHLGPQPDIFPDRVASYAANLAYGVTTTRDPSNSNKQVFAAAEMVEHGDILGPRIYSTGDVMFPGLVKIPDKKAAMHHVRRYKEIGADFLKQYMQSRRIQRQWVIMEAMKNELNTTAEGGGDLKTDLSMVLDGYTGFEHSLPIVPLYRDVTELIARAKTYYTPTLIVSYGGQFGQNYWRGKYDIHADEKLRKFTSHGEIDREGRRRTLLLDDDYHFKEIAKGAKDIVEAGGYVGLGSHGEQQGLGAHWELWMMASGGMSNHDVLKSATMTGAYSGGLQDDLGSLEKGKIADLIVLNSNPLDNIMNTVDILYVMKNGELFDADNLNKLTGDKEKFEPFFWTEEDAKVQTMLNGD
- a CDS encoding sodium:solute symporter family protein, whose amino-acid sequence is MDKITFSGIDMILIFLYFSTVVFMGFRAGRKKNNDPENFLLAGRRLTVPGFVATLVVTFYGGILGIGEFSYQHGVSTWIVLGFPFYIFSALFAVLLAGKIREGESLTMPDRLYESFGKATGIFGSLLIFLISSPAPYVLMLGVLLQLIFGWSFGLSIVIGALLSVVYIYSGGFSAVAQTDKLQFVLMYSGFVMLLFFAVSELGGIGYISSSVPNLHLTWQGSISIEYIIVWFFIALWTLVDPSFHQRCAAAKNPSVARKGIFIAIGFWVLFDFMTISAGLYARALLPGISPVQAYPLLAEALLPPVAKGLFFIGMLSTIMSTVDSLTLISGATIGRDLIWRLRKNRADDSVSNTKIGIIITLITAIVISYLIPSVIGIWYSFGSVLIPALLIPVVSTYFPRYRLLGNHTLWLMLSAFTISSVLLMIGFYNGSQLEPLYLFGVEPIFPGLAVSFMLFFIFRWMTIRSRLNT
- a CDS encoding thiamine diphosphokinase, producing the protein MTDIQKSVVIGNGDFILNDRIKALLDSSERIVCADGGANHLTDTGYSPVLIIGDMDSILPATVKKFNKTEIIEDTDENTTDSMKAIEYEISQGMDEIVLLGATGKKIDHSLANLSLLKRYDQLARLTILDDFAETVFVLKDLTFEAEIGRKISLMVLGGSSWVTTKGLKWELDGELQSFGPFGVSNQVSEPSVTVKVFGDGLFLFKLFEKSDGTPIVG